From the Gallaecimonas kandeliae genome, one window contains:
- a CDS encoding TetR/AcrR family transcriptional regulator, whose product MTLKAGRPKGDSDARTRLIAAALTLFSSQAFQNVSTRQLAREAGVDAAMIRYYFGSKLGLFEQMVRETLEPVRAKFRAQSLQPSPTALAELMKIYYGIMAPNPGLPRLIVRVLQEGEGTAPFKVMFSVFSEIMVLSRQWLGRALKETGRIRPDVDPELVRLSIASLMVFPLIAPPVLMRQFGVKMEGPFLDTLIQHNVRLLEQGLLLGADENNQRTR is encoded by the coding sequence GTGACCCTCAAAGCCGGCCGCCCCAAGGGGGACTCTGACGCTCGCACCCGGCTGATCGCCGCCGCCTTGACGCTGTTCAGCAGCCAGGCCTTCCAGAATGTCTCAACCCGGCAATTGGCCAGGGAAGCCGGCGTCGATGCCGCCATGATCCGTTACTACTTCGGCTCGAAACTGGGGCTCTTCGAGCAGATGGTCAGGGAGACCCTGGAGCCGGTACGGGCAAAGTTCCGTGCCCAGTCCCTGCAGCCGTCCCCGACAGCGCTGGCCGAACTGATGAAGATCTATTACGGCATCATGGCCCCCAACCCCGGCCTGCCCAGGCTGATAGTGCGAGTGCTCCAAGAAGGCGAGGGCACTGCTCCTTTCAAGGTGATGTTCTCCGTCTTCAGCGAGATCATGGTGCTGTCCCGCCAGTGGCTGGGCCGGGCCTTGAAGGAGACAGGCCGAATAAGACCCGACGTCGACCCTGAACTGGTCAGGCTCAGCATCGCCAGCCTGATGGTTTTCCCCCTGATAGCCCCGCCGGTCTTGATGCGCCAATTCGGCGTCAAGATGGAAGGACCCTTTCTCGACACCCTGATACAACACAACGTAAGGCTGCTGGAGCAGGGTCTGCTGCTCGGCGCCGATGAGAACAACCAGAGGACAAGATGA
- a CDS encoding AAA family ATPase, whose product MPTALTAAQLSPKLTLSQPEVRSRFLLGQDTGTTELAQAAADTGPLGHIFMSAPPYVDTIAMFKAAIRQQPKENRLGKVWDWCYAENLADARRPLCLRLKAGSGDAFCQGVTQLLQLKLEEKAFQTELDSLVASQPQEGRLAQYLEGLLDAMASGEEFNHPVLINLLVNQPEAGRVPIIHNRDLSEVGLFGEITFEIQEGTVSAHQHLLRPGDLHRANGGYLLLSASELLEDPELWRRIKESLFAQSIHWTQYRGQMPGNPLFMPDPMPLDIKLVLFGDRQDHLEMLAMDRDLSQLFPYFVEWVPYATQDQAAELAGHLLRQCDKAGLKVPTLEAIATLLCHGCRLFEDQQRIALAHHRYNELLTRAHYFSKGSEITEADILAAIKAREQAHALPKAFSRSAMAKGQILIETQGARIGQVNGLTVLDMGNAEFGEPSRITATVHHGDGDVIDIERKAELAGNIHAKGVMILSAFLAHRFAKDGPLHLSASLVFEQSYHEVDGDSASAGELICLLSALSELPVRQDIAITGAIDQFGNVQAIGGVNAKIEGFFEVCAARGLTGSQGVVLPQANLDQLNLSSPVIQAVAEGRFHIWSVSHVDQAMALMMGTQAGEADAHGQFPEDSVYGRIHGRLEAISELEEPIMTLGRRFWSWLGLGRH is encoded by the coding sequence ATGCCCACCGCCCTGACCGCCGCGCAGCTCAGCCCGAAATTGACCCTGTCCCAGCCAGAGGTCCGCTCCCGTTTCCTGCTGGGCCAGGATACCGGCACCACCGAATTGGCCCAGGCCGCCGCCGACACAGGCCCCCTTGGTCATATCTTCATGAGCGCGCCGCCCTATGTGGACACCATCGCCATGTTCAAGGCGGCCATACGCCAGCAACCCAAGGAAAACCGGCTGGGCAAGGTCTGGGACTGGTGTTACGCGGAAAACCTGGCCGACGCCCGCCGTCCCCTTTGCCTGCGGCTCAAGGCCGGCTCGGGTGACGCCTTTTGCCAGGGCGTCACCCAACTGCTGCAGCTGAAGCTGGAAGAAAAGGCGTTCCAGACCGAGCTGGACAGCCTGGTGGCTTCCCAGCCCCAGGAAGGGCGCCTGGCCCAGTACCTCGAAGGCCTGCTGGACGCCATGGCCAGCGGGGAAGAATTCAACCACCCGGTGCTGATCAACCTGCTGGTCAACCAGCCTGAAGCAGGCAGGGTACCCATCATCCACAACAGGGATCTGTCGGAGGTGGGGCTTTTTGGGGAGATCACCTTCGAGATCCAGGAAGGCACCGTCTCGGCGCATCAGCACCTGCTCAGGCCTGGGGATCTGCACAGGGCCAACGGCGGTTACCTGCTGCTGTCCGCCTCGGAGCTGCTGGAAGATCCTGAGTTGTGGCGCCGCATCAAGGAATCCCTCTTTGCCCAGAGCATCCACTGGACCCAATACCGGGGCCAGATGCCGGGCAACCCCTTGTTCATGCCCGACCCCATGCCCCTGGACATCAAGCTGGTGCTGTTCGGCGACCGCCAGGACCACCTGGAAATGCTGGCCATGGACAGGGATCTGTCCCAGCTCTTCCCCTACTTCGTGGAATGGGTTCCCTACGCCACCCAGGACCAGGCCGCTGAGCTGGCCGGGCACCTGCTGCGCCAGTGCGACAAGGCCGGCCTCAAGGTTCCGACCCTGGAGGCCATCGCTACCCTGCTTTGCCATGGTTGCCGCCTCTTCGAAGACCAGCAGCGCATCGCCCTCGCCCATCACCGTTACAACGAGCTGTTGACCCGCGCCCACTACTTCAGCAAAGGCAGCGAGATCACCGAGGCCGACATCCTGGCCGCCATCAAGGCCCGCGAGCAGGCCCATGCCCTGCCGAAAGCGTTCAGCCGCAGCGCCATGGCCAAGGGCCAGATCCTGATCGAGACCCAAGGCGCCAGGATCGGCCAGGTCAACGGCCTGACGGTGCTGGACATGGGCAACGCCGAGTTCGGTGAACCGTCCCGGATCACCGCCACCGTCCACCATGGCGATGGCGATGTCATCGACATCGAACGTAAGGCGGAGCTGGCCGGTAACATTCATGCAAAGGGCGTCATGATACTCTCGGCCTTCTTGGCACACCGTTTCGCCAAGGACGGGCCGCTACACCTCTCAGCGTCACTGGTGTTCGAGCAGTCCTACCACGAGGTGGATGGCGATTCGGCCTCGGCCGGGGAGCTCATCTGCCTGCTGTCGGCCTTGAGCGAGCTGCCGGTGCGCCAGGACATCGCCATCACAGGTGCTATCGACCAGTTCGGCAATGTCCAGGCCATAGGGGGCGTCAACGCCAAGATCGAAGGCTTCTTCGAGGTCTGCGCCGCCCGCGGCCTGACCGGTAGCCAAGGTGTGGTGTTGCCCCAGGCCAACCTGGACCAGCTGAACCTGTCCAGCCCGGTGATCCAGGCCGTTGCCGAGGGGCGCTTCCACATCTGGAGCGTCAGCCACGTCGACCAGGCCATGGCGCTGATGATGGGCACCCAGGCCGGCGAGGCGGACGCCCATGGGCAGTTCCCCGAAGATTCGGTGTACGGCCGTATCCACGGACGCTTGGAGGCTATTTCCGAGTTGGAGGAGCCGATCATGACCCTGGGCCGGCGTTTCTGGAGCTGGCTGGGACTGGGGCGCCATTGA
- the fabA gene encoding 3-hydroxyacyl-[acyl-carrier-protein] dehydratase FabA: MTDKNSFSREELLACSRGELFGPGNSQLPAPNMLMMDRINLIHKEGGNFGKGEIIAELDINPDLWFFQCHFPGDPVMPGCLGLDAMWQLTGFFLGWMGAPGKGRALGVGEVKFTGQILPTAKKVTYHIHMKRVINRSLVMGIADGEVSVDGRVIYTAQDMKVGLFKDTSSF; this comes from the coding sequence TTGACAGATAAAAACAGTTTCAGTCGAGAAGAGCTTTTGGCCTGCTCCCGCGGCGAGCTCTTCGGCCCCGGCAATAGCCAGCTTCCCGCCCCCAACATGTTGATGATGGACAGGATAAACCTCATCCACAAAGAAGGCGGCAACTTCGGCAAGGGCGAGATCATCGCCGAGCTGGACATCAATCCCGATCTCTGGTTCTTCCAGTGCCACTTCCCGGGCGACCCCGTCATGCCGGGCTGCCTGGGTCTGGATGCCATGTGGCAGCTCACCGGTTTCTTCCTTGGCTGGATGGGCGCGCCTGGCAAGGGCCGGGCCCTGGGTGTGGGCGAGGTTAAATTCACCGGCCAGATCCTGCCTACCGCCAAGAAGGTGACCTACCACATCCACATGAAGCGGGTCATCAACCGCTCCCTGGTGATGGGGATCGCCGATGGCGAAGTGTCCGTTGACGGCCGTGTGATCTACACCGCCCAGGATATGAAGGTGGGCCTCTTCAAGGACACCTCCAGCTTCTAA
- the rmf gene encoding ribosome modulation factor translates to MRRQKRDRLERAQSRGYQAGIGGKPREACPYQNLDARSYWFSGWRTAVEDRVINGVTMK, encoded by the coding sequence ATGAGAAGACAAAAACGTGACCGTCTTGAGAGGGCGCAATCTCGAGGATACCAAGCCGGGATTGGCGGAAAGCCCAGGGAAGCCTGCCCTTATCAGAACCTCGACGCCCGCAGCTACTGGTTTTCCGGTTGGCGAACGGCGGTAGAAGACAGAGTCATTAACGGCGTAACCATGAAGTAA
- a CDS encoding DUF3466 family protein yields the protein MKKHLFSLSLVALATSQTHAATSYRLEILDQPVGKYQTTASAIAADGTVLGAVSSRVQLTDTTNSIYSDLLGLYDSDTVSALVTDLGLSHFSSSNAFTSQPSLTLVPGLGGDGNDLTVDSYVTGSLDGQAFGSSSAPWLSPVTYTNSTGTEITAYPRDFSLRGFIGNDSSAQPLLPLYTFPETTRNGETVLTADEHFGGSSQASGASGQWVVGSSSSALSSGSETTYENCQSADSTVPIKVCLASESYQITATAWQLVNGVPQAPKSLGALATANSDEDPAKIYSVANAVNASGLAVGNSIYRDGNTLRSVATLFDVNQGKALKALTATDSSIVGSDATGINDAGLAVGYTYSVGSYHPYKFFVYDTNNDSISYPGTFYDNARSRANAINSSGLVVGAADWEKLPPSATRRQHAFVYDTNNQSFKDLNDMLEFDGSLLTQRYNGDACAAREDWVLENASGINDNGEIAATALTTLRDSSGNLVLDSDGKTQYVIRAVKLVPTDDTPATCEAAQDATYQRKGGGSFGFLSLGFLGLVGLRRRR from the coding sequence ATGAAAAAACACCTCTTCTCCCTCTCCCTTGTCGCCCTGGCCACCAGTCAGACCCATGCTGCCACCAGCTACCGCCTGGAGATCCTGGACCAGCCCGTCGGTAAATATCAAACCACGGCATCCGCCATCGCCGCGGATGGCACCGTGCTAGGAGCTGTCTCCTCTCGGGTTCAGTTAACCGACACGACCAATAGCATCTATTCCGACCTGCTGGGGCTCTATGACAGCGATACCGTCTCAGCCTTGGTAACGGATCTTGGCTTGAGCCACTTCAGCAGCAGCAATGCCTTTACCAGCCAACCTAGCCTGACCCTGGTGCCTGGCCTGGGCGGTGATGGCAATGATTTGACCGTCGACAGCTATGTGACAGGCAGCCTTGATGGCCAGGCTTTTGGTTCTTCCAGCGCGCCCTGGCTCTCCCCTGTCACCTACACCAACAGCACCGGGACGGAAATTACCGCCTACCCACGGGACTTTAGCCTGCGGGGTTTTATCGGTAACGACAGCAGCGCCCAGCCATTGCTGCCTCTCTATACCTTTCCCGAGACGACCCGCAACGGTGAAACGGTACTGACGGCAGACGAGCACTTTGGCGGTAGCTCCCAGGCATCAGGTGCCTCGGGACAATGGGTGGTCGGCTCCAGTTCTAGCGCTTTGTCTAGCGGCTCTGAAACGACCTATGAGAACTGCCAGAGTGCTGATTCGACTGTACCTATTAAGGTCTGCCTAGCTAGTGAAAGTTATCAGATCACCGCCACTGCCTGGCAATTGGTGAATGGCGTGCCCCAAGCGCCCAAGTCCCTGGGCGCTCTGGCCACCGCCAACAGTGACGAGGATCCGGCTAAAATCTACTCAGTTGCCAATGCAGTCAATGCCAGCGGTCTGGCCGTCGGTAACTCCATCTACCGCGATGGCAACACCTTGCGAAGCGTTGCTACCCTGTTCGACGTTAACCAAGGCAAGGCCCTCAAGGCCCTTACTGCCACTGACAGCAGTATCGTCGGTTCTGATGCCACTGGCATTAACGATGCCGGTTTGGCAGTTGGTTACACCTATTCTGTAGGTAGTTATCACCCGTACAAATTCTTTGTCTATGACACCAATAACGACAGCATCAGCTATCCCGGCACCTTCTATGACAATGCCCGCTCTAGAGCCAATGCCATCAACAGCAGTGGCCTGGTGGTAGGTGCTGCCGATTGGGAAAAGTTGCCTCCCTCTGCGACTCGCCGCCAGCACGCCTTTGTCTATGACACCAACAACCAGTCTTTCAAGGATCTCAACGACATGTTGGAGTTCGACGGTTCATTGCTGACCCAGCGTTACAACGGTGATGCCTGTGCGGCCCGCGAAGACTGGGTGCTCGAAAACGCGTCTGGTATCAACGACAACGGCGAGATTGCCGCCACTGCCCTGACGACCCTGCGTGACAGCAGCGGCAACCTGGTGCTGGACAGCGACGGCAAGACGCAATACGTCATCAGGGCCGTCAAGCTGGTGCCCACCGACGATACCCCCGCCACTTGTGAGGCCGCACAGGATGCGACTTACCAGCGCAAGGGCGGTGGCAGCTTCGGCTTCCTGAGCCTGGGCTTCCTGGGCCTGGTAGGCCTGAGGCGCCGCCGTTAA
- a CDS encoding ABC transporter ATP-binding protein — MAAVLTLSNAYLSFSDAPLLDHAGFSLQEGERLCLVGRNGTGKSTLMKVISGDMTLDDGAVQFHLDARVARLSQDPPPRDDMTSYAFVAQGLAEVGQLVIEYHEVSAALAHDSDEKLLKRLATLQSQLDACNGWQLETQVQRALNLAGLTGDEKLNALSGGWLRRVALAQALAGDPKILLLDEPTNHLDIDSIQWLEQFCKSFSGAILFISHDRQFIRQVATGILDLDRGQLTRYELGYDAYLDAKAEDLRVEAEQNALFDKKLAQEETWIRQGVKARRTRNEGRVRALKALRETHAERRNVIGKARGQVEEADRSGKLVFDVQDMSYSYEGKPIASHLDLVVQRGDRLALVGPNGCGKTTLIKLLMGDLAPDSGKVRQGTNLEVAYFDQHRAVLNPELSAAEQVADGKQEVQLGSRSRHVLGYLQDFLFTPARARVPVKALSGGERNRLLLAKLFAKPSNLLILDEPTNDLDIETLELLEEMLAEYQGTLLLVSHDRAFIDASVTSVLWFEGEGRLVLHAGGYSDAAVARTRQAAPTLKPADKPEQAVAKTTDKPKTAAPKAAKLSYKDKRELESLPGLIEQLEQAMVEVQEKINEADFFTRPVSETQPVLDKLAELEQALEEAFARWEALDAQQ, encoded by the coding sequence ATGGCAGCAGTCCTGACCCTGAGTAACGCCTACCTGTCCTTCTCCGACGCGCCGCTGCTGGACCACGCCGGCTTCAGCCTCCAGGAAGGGGAGCGCCTCTGCCTGGTCGGCCGCAACGGCACCGGCAAGTCGACCCTGATGAAGGTGATCAGCGGCGACATGACCCTGGATGACGGCGCCGTGCAGTTCCACCTGGATGCCAGGGTGGCCAGGCTCTCCCAAGATCCGCCCCCACGCGACGACATGACCAGCTACGCCTTCGTGGCCCAGGGCCTGGCCGAAGTCGGGCAACTGGTCATCGAGTACCACGAGGTCAGCGCCGCCCTCGCCCATGACAGTGACGAGAAGTTGCTCAAGCGCCTGGCGACGCTGCAAAGCCAGCTCGACGCCTGCAACGGCTGGCAGCTGGAAACCCAAGTGCAAAGGGCCCTGAACCTGGCAGGCCTGACCGGTGACGAAAAGCTCAATGCCCTGTCCGGGGGCTGGCTGCGCCGGGTGGCCCTGGCCCAGGCCCTGGCCGGCGACCCCAAGATATTGCTGCTGGACGAGCCCACCAACCACCTGGATATCGATTCCATCCAGTGGCTGGAACAGTTCTGTAAGAGCTTCTCCGGCGCCATCCTCTTCATCAGCCACGATCGCCAGTTCATCCGCCAGGTCGCTACCGGCATCCTTGATCTCGACCGTGGCCAGCTGACCCGCTACGAGCTGGGCTACGACGCTTACTTGGACGCCAAGGCCGAGGATCTGCGCGTCGAAGCCGAGCAGAACGCCCTCTTCGACAAGAAACTGGCCCAGGAAGAGACCTGGATCCGCCAGGGCGTCAAGGCGCGCCGCACCCGCAACGAAGGCCGGGTCAGGGCCCTCAAGGCCCTACGCGAGACCCATGCCGAGCGCCGCAACGTCATCGGCAAGGCCCGTGGCCAGGTGGAAGAAGCAGACCGCTCAGGCAAGCTGGTGTTCGACGTCCAGGACATGAGCTACAGCTATGAAGGCAAGCCCATAGCATCACACCTGGATCTGGTGGTGCAGCGCGGCGATCGCCTGGCCCTGGTGGGGCCCAACGGCTGTGGCAAGACCACCCTTATCAAGCTGCTGATGGGCGATCTCGCCCCCGACAGTGGCAAGGTACGCCAGGGCACCAATCTGGAAGTGGCCTATTTCGACCAACACCGTGCCGTACTGAACCCGGAGCTTTCCGCTGCCGAGCAGGTGGCTGACGGCAAGCAGGAAGTGCAGCTGGGCAGCCGAAGCCGCCATGTGCTGGGTTACCTGCAGGACTTCCTCTTCACCCCGGCCAGGGCCAGGGTGCCGGTCAAGGCCCTTTCCGGCGGCGAGCGCAATCGCCTGCTGCTGGCCAAGCTGTTCGCCAAGCCATCCAACCTCCTTATCCTTGACGAGCCGACCAACGATCTGGATATTGAGACCCTTGAATTGCTTGAGGAAATGCTGGCCGAGTACCAGGGGACCCTGCTGCTGGTATCCCACGACCGCGCCTTTATCGATGCCAGCGTCACCTCCGTGCTCTGGTTCGAAGGGGAGGGCAGGCTGGTGCTCCATGCCGGCGGCTACAGCGATGCCGCTGTGGCCAGGACCCGCCAGGCCGCTCCGACCTTGAAACCGGCCGATAAGCCTGAGCAGGCAGTCGCCAAGACGACCGATAAACCCAAAACGGCCGCGCCCAAGGCGGCCAAGTTGTCCTACAAGGACAAGCGCGAATTGGAAAGCCTGCCAGGACTTATTGAACAACTTGAGCAGGCCATGGTCGAAGTGCAGGAAAAAATCAACGAGGCGGACTTTTTTACACGCCCTGTCAGCGAGACCCAGCCGGTGCTGGACAAGCTGGCCGAACTGGAGCAGGCCCTGGAAGAGGCCTTTGCCCGGTGGGAAGCATTGGACGCCCAACAATAA
- a CDS encoding glutaredoxin family protein — protein MSLTLYSTAGCHLCEEAQVLLAGLGVSAAVVDILDEPSLVAAYGERIPVLKRDGGQELGWPFDSEQLKAFLWQQS, from the coding sequence TTGAGCCTGACACTCTACTCCACGGCCGGCTGCCACCTGTGCGAAGAAGCCCAGGTACTGCTCGCCGGCCTTGGGGTCAGTGCCGCTGTGGTGGATATTCTTGACGAGCCGTCCCTGGTGGCGGCCTACGGGGAGCGGATCCCCGTCCTTAAACGTGATGGCGGCCAGGAACTTGGCTGGCCCTTTGACTCGGAACAATTGAAAGCATTTCTATGGCAGCAGTCCTGA